The bacterium genome includes the window CATAGGTCACATCGAGCGCATGCTCGGCATCGATGAACGCCGCAACGCCGCCGGTGCGCTGCGCCTCGGCGACAATCTGCAGGGCCAACGTCGTCTTCCCCGATGACTCCGGTCCATAGATTTCAATCACCCGTCCGCGCGGAATCCCGCCGACGCCGAGCGAATGATCCAGCGAGATCGAACCGGTCGAAATCGTCTCCACCGTCGGATCGGCGGTCTCGCCCCCCAGTCGCATGATCGAACCCTTGCCGAACTGGCGTTCGATCTGCATCACCGCCGACTCGAGCGCGCGCTTCTTTCCATTCTCCGGCGGCGCCGGTACCCTGATTTCCGTCGTCTTGGCCATCGCACTATCCCTTTGCAAGCCCACTGCGGGGCGGTTCACATTTTCTCGATTTGGTGGCGAATGTACTGCCAGTCTTGCTACGTCAGAGTAATAATGTGGGGACCGGATTTCCACACAAGCACAAACTGAACATTCGAGCAGTATTTAGTTAAGCCATTGGTATTCAAGGTGTTTAAGCCAACCGTTCACCGATTTGCTGTGGCTTCAACGGCACGGATTCCAGGACCGAGTAACTGGCGCCCTTCGGCGAGAGCACCGATCTCATGAGTTCGATGCTGCGCACGCTGATCGGTTCCGATTGGTACGGCATGTGTTCGGCGGCGCGCACAAGCCGCCCGGCCGGCGCCGGTTCACGCAGACGCGCCAGCGTCACATGCGCCGAGAAGGGCCGCTTCTCGCGCTCGAACCCCAACGGCGCGACTTGCTCATCGATCTTCGCTGCCAGTGTCTTCATGATCTCATAACCGCTTTCGATCCCGATCCAGAACACCCGCGCCTTGGCCTCGTTGGGGAAGACGCCGAACCCGCGCAGTCGGATCTCAAAGGGCGCAAGTCCGTCGGCCGCCAGGGTGATGGCCCCACGGATCGCCGCGACCTGCTCGACGGTGATCTCGTCGAGGAACTTCAGCGTCAGGTGCAGATTCTCCCCCGGCACCCACTTGGCCGGCGGCCCCGACGGACGCAACCGCTCGATGATCGCGTCGATCTCGCTTTTGACCGATTCCGGCAGATTGATGGCGATGAAGGATCTCATCTTTGTGCTTCAGAGTGTCACTCCCCCAAGTCTTCGAGATAGAGCCGCAGGAGATTCAGCGCCCCCTGCGCGGCGCGTGCGCGGATCATCGCGCGGTCGCCGAGCAACTGAAGCCGTTCGGTGCGCACCGGCTGTCCCTTGACCGCCGCCGCAATCCACACCGTGCCCACCGGTTTCTCCGCCGTGCCGCCGTCCGGCCCGGCAACCCCGGTGATCGCGATCGCGCAATCGGCGCCGCTTCTGGTCAACGCCCCCTGTGCCATCGCGGCGGCGACCTCCTCGGACACCGCGCCATGGGCCACGATGAGCTGCGCATCGACGCCGAGAAGCGCGGTCTTGGCCTCGTTCGCATATGTCACAA containing:
- the thpR gene encoding RNA 2',3'-cyclic phosphodiesterase, whose amino-acid sequence is MRSFIAINLPESVKSEIDAIIERLRPSGPPAKWVPGENLHLTLKFLDEITVEQVAAIRGAITLAADGLAPFEIRLRGFGVFPNEAKARVFWIGIESGYEIMKTLAAKIDEQVAPLGFEREKRPFSAHVTLARLREPAPAGRLVRAAEHMPYQSEPISVRSIELMRSVLSPKGASYSVLESVPLKPQQIGERLA